TTATATGATGGATACCTGCCCGCTTGTCAGTCCAGAGTTTTGATAAAAGTATTCATGGGAAATTGTAGTGGCATCCTTGAAGCAGAAAAAACATCAGCTGTGTCTATGCAACATAAGTATATAATGGAGTTGATAGGATACTGCGAGTCACGTGAAGATTGTGCTGTTCTGGTCTATCCGTTTGCAGAATGCTGGGGGAACCTGGATGAATATCTTACTGGTAAGTTCTTGAACCCACAGATTTCAAAACCTTAAAACTTCATTAGGTAGTGGAAATAGCTTGTGTTGGTGTATTCATTCAGTTCTCTTCTCCGTTTTCacattcccttttttttcccttaataaTCTGTTGATTTGTAGCTAATGATGGGATATATTATCTGCTGTTTATGCACTACAAACACAGGCTCAGGGGAGACTGATCAGTTGAAACTGACATTTGAAGATAAGCTAAACATGGCTATAAAAATTGCTGAAGGTATTCGATACTTGCATGAAGAATGTCCCGGAGGCCCAGTAGTTCATGGTGACTTACAACCATTCAACATATTTCTGACATTGAACTTCCGGCCACTGGTGAAAATCCCATATCATAAGTGCTTATTTCGAGGTTTCAATGTTAGTGCTCCAATTACTTTTCTCTTTCGTAATTGATTGTGATTGAATGCAACAGATATCTGGATTTGGAAAAGCAAAGTGGCTTCATCTAAAGCTAGGATTGCAGATAACCCCCAACAGGTTTACATGAGCTAAACTCCAGGCCAAGTTTTGGAAGTCTATTATAGCCTGTTTGAAGCACTAACATTAGTACTCTTTTTGCCTGATTAATTACAGGTGCCGCCTTAAGGATTTCTTGGACCATGAAACAATGTCTCTAGTAAAATCCGATGTCCAAGCTTTCGGAGTTCTACTCTTGAGGTTGTTTTGCAGAAGATCTGCACCAGAAGATGATGAAAGCTTGATTCAGTGGGTTAGTAAGGCTACTAAAATCATGATCTTGAATGTGACATGATCTCTCTATCCTCAAAGTTCACGTCAAGAAGCCCAACTTCTATCTAAGCATGCATTTTTCTCTGTAAATGGCAGGCTCGACCATTGGTGTTGGAAGGAGCATTCCCTGAGTTACTGGATGATGACTCCAAGGATTATGACCCATATGGAGTTTATACAGTGTTTTGTGCGGCTGCAAAGTGCACAAGTAGTAGGCCAGATTCACGTCCATGCATGAGTGACGTACTTCAAAACCTGCCTAACCCATTCTCAATCTTCTTACTTTTGAAATAGACAAGACAGTAAGCCACAATTaatgtttctttaatttttttttcaggtgATCTCAATTCTCAAACAAGAAAGATTCTGCGAATATGCAATTCCATAAAATGAGGAGTCTCACACTCGCAGAGTTCATTGGGGCCTAAAACTATTTTGCTATTTTTCAATTACCTACTCGATCCCCTTTTGATGTCGTTTTAGGGGATGAATGATAAAAGGATGATGATCAATAACGTACAGATTTCAGATAAGAAATTCTACTTTGTGCAACGTTATACGTTTTCATTATTCAAAATCATGTCGACTACTCTTCCTACTGATCTCTATATCAATTTCTACAAATTAAAAGCACAACGTTGAAATTTAATTAGTCCGTGATGTGATCTGCATGCTACCAAAAAAGTTACAATATGCATTATCTTTCAAGATATATCCGACggttaaaattatgtttatacATGGATCACTTGTTTTTACCTATCTTCGAATTACCCTTCGACCTGAATTGAATGATAGTTGAAGAatgaaatatacatatatattagcaCTAATATTTTGGCATATATGCATGTTGGTTTTAAACAAGGAAGCAAAACAGAGAAAACAGAGAAGTTACTTGAGAAACTTCAACCCTTTTAGTTCACGGATTGATACTATGGTTCTACCATTCATCTTCCGTTGATCATGCTTTTATAAGCTTACATAGAGACccacaaaattcatttaaaacagAAATACAACTTCCAACTCAGACTAACAATAGGAAAGCTTAATatgttaaaacaaaaatagaaatatgaagAGTTCTCTGGAAATAATCATCACACGTTAATAATGCAAAGTAAAAAATactctaattttttcatttctaactTAAGCCATTAGACGACCATGCCATTTTCTTTAGTGCTTCTACGTATAACTTTCCTCCACAACATATTTTGTAATCACTTCGGCAAGATAAATATAATGGCATCTTCTACCCGGCCCCTAGCCTATAATTGTACATTTCAAATactgcaattatatatatatatatatatatatatatatatgaaaatcatGTTATCTCCTGTACGTACGTCATGTATACATCCAGGTTAATTCATGGGTTGCATGAttcgagctagctagcttattaATATCCCACTTATAGAACTGATCAAAATGCTtgtaacatgcatgcatggaaccTTCCCCAGACTGACTGCACACGACTTTTTGCAAAGTTATTAATAGCACGTTCTAATTGTTCTAAAACAATGAATCTTTAAAACCAAAGTACAAAAATCTCTTATATTTTATCGGAGCAAACGcagaagtatatatatagagtcGTGATCCTTTAGAAACATTGTCTAGGAGTACTAAGATCAGATTAACGTCGTAGTTTCAGCCAGATTAATTCTCACCAAACATCTTTGTTCAGCACGTCCAAAACTGTAAAATTTCTCCTCGCTTAAGCTTATCCTTTTCATTCCCGACTTAAAACCCAAGTCTTTACCTGTATATAGTCTTTGGTGCCGTGACGACTCATTCCGGTCCCCAACAACCACACGTAGATGATAAACCatgcatttttttctcaaatggaTAAAAAAGAACATTCCCATCTGCTATCTATAAGAATTGACATTCCATTTCCGGCAGACAGACAGACAAAGACCATAAAACAGATAGATGCTTTTCTTGACAGACATGAGGTATATTCTCAGTACTGTATTAGCAACCTCGttcctttaattttctttcgtTGGAatattttatagttattttattttattttctcttcgaTCGTGGACATAGAATCATATATGGGTGCCCAATCTCACCAGCTACGTCGACAGAATACATAAAAAAGTGCAGCATTAACTTTTACTGCACTTTTGTTTTCCCTTGATACAAGCACTATCTGAAAGATACTCATTATTTCGACGCTTTAATAATTACAATCCTGATTTTCATACCCTTAAAATGAAAAGGTTAATTGGCTGCAACTGTGCTCTACGCTTTTCTCTTGCGTTGATATTACTGGGACAATCATTAGGGGgactaaattatataaattatgtcAATGCTTATATAAATCATGAATATGCTCTTCAGCTTGGACCATTGggttttttctttgaatttttcttagtAGGAAAGTGGGACATTTTTAAGGAttttttggatagtgaggtaagatgaaatggttttaaatgagttgaataaaatattattagtatattattttttaatattattattattttaagattcaAAAAAGTTGAATcgagatttgaaattgaattgtttattgtattttatgcgtgaatttaagaaaattataatcataagatgatatgatatgagataaattgaaataatttcttaatccaAACGAAACTTTAGGCCTTTTGATTATGTGTGGTCATCAGCTTAAAAAGTGCTTTTTAGCACCTAAAAATTAGCTCTTTGATTTGggtaaacaaaatattaaagcaGTTTTATGgtcttgaaaaaaaaaggatttcgATTTTAGAAGAAAAGGCCTCAAAATGGTGGTTAAAAGTACATAATTGCTTGATTAAAGCATTATTAGTGACCCTTTTAAAGTGGGTTTAGCCTGGCCCCGGCCGTATCGCGATTCAAATCCTTTGGAACTCTGCATTAAGCCCTCTCTTACCAAAGCACTGACGTGATAATTTCCCAACAAAACAAGTCGGTGCTTTCACACCATTGTGCATACAGCTTCACATGATGGTGTGTTTTGTTGATCATTACATATGGCCATTAGGCCAACCTGCACTTTgcatattgttttcaaatatattcAAAAGGAAAACGataatcttataattattttacaactctatatAAAATGGATTATAgctttgtaatattaaaatttatttttaatagaattgcaTGATTTTATTggttgtttgaaaataaataataaaatagtacttATAAAAGAGTTGTACGTATATCGTTGCTTTATTCTGATCcattataattacaaaaagttaaatattatatatttttttatatcttcgTGGAACCAATGATTTCAATGATATATTAGAGCGAAGCATACATATACCTAGCTAAGAGCACAATTTAAATCATGTTGGTAATGATCTCGAGGTATTTTAGAGTGTCTAACTTATGGAGAAGTTAGCTCAATTCAATGTCTTATTTCAGATTTGGTTTTTTTAGGTTGGCAGCACAGCATATCTAGGTTAGCTTCGTGACAGCCACGGACGGtataaacattaagaaaacaacATCACCttataatatctatataaatatctatatttCTAGTTGATCATGTTGTTGATTGAGGATTAAGTACTTTTTAAAGACAATAAGGGGATCCAAAAGCAAGATCctctgcgtttgaatgttgagttgagttgagttttttatgaatagttatGAGTTGAAATTATGGAATGAATTTTGTGGGAtctatttaagatgagtttatatgtgtttagatgttaagataagtttagatgtatttatgagaaattcaaaaagattgtgggttctatgtgaaaaaaattttgagttgaaataagttttaatgatttaagAGTTAGATGTTTATATACTGTTAGAAGAGATAAATATTAGGAATATACCTACTCAAGAGAccattgaagttttttttttaattttttttgaaaaatctgaaaataaaattacctttatcattattattttaaaaaacatgaaaaaaaacgaaaaaaaaaaattagttcacTAGGAGTTTTTACAAGATTGcgttttagattaatttgtataattttttaaaatatggacctcacaaaataatataaattccaaaatcttcgcctttaaatatattaaaccCACGGAGgaaaaatatctttatcaaacGGCATTTGTGTGGCCTCGGCTCAGCTCCATATCTATCGCTCAGTATCTCTCTCCAAATTATCTTTTCGCCTCCTTCTTCGTTTCAATCCCTCGCTTATTTGTCCGAAAACAAAAAGTTTCGCTTGCACACGGAACGCTCCTGTAATCCCTCGCTAATTTGGCCCATGAAGCTCTGAGCAATGAGCCTTTGATTGGCTCCCGCTTTCATTTTTGTGAATTCTTGGTGAGGTTTTCTTGTGTGCGTCTTGTGGGTTGTTTAATGCTGAGCTTGATTCAATGAGATTTCTCTGTTCACTTGCAAATGGCCTCTGCTTCCTCCATGTCAGGTATGTATGTCTactctgtttggttgctgagaaaatgtgGGAAAATTCAGGAAATTGAAATTACAAGTATTGGTTTCCAATCTTTGTAACTTTGAAGCAcgagaaggaataaaaaaaaaaaaaaaaccaacaccCAGTGAAGTTGTAATGTTTTCTCAGCTACCGTTAAGAATTGTCTCTATGTAAATACGGTATCTTGAATTTTTGTCTTATGGCCATGGGGTTCTGAAATACTGAAAATTGTGGTTATGTAAATCTTGTAGTTTCGTTAGAATGCGTTAACGCGTGTAAATCACCAAATTGGCATGGGAATGGAAGATATGATTGTAACGTTCTATCGTGCGCGTGGAAAGCGCCCAGGATCTTGACCGGGTTCCTTGCGAGCACAGCTCACCCACCTCAGTGTTCCTCGCCGTCTTACGGACGAAATGGAAGAAGATGCCGGAGTAATTCTGTAATGTTTCTTGAACTGCCTTAGGAGATGTAGTATCTGAATTTTGGTTCCTGCCagttcaaatgagtttccaaaatctattttatgtTTATCATGTCCAaaactttcgattttttttttttttacttatcaaaaaaaaaaaaaaggatttttgtGCAAGAGGATTGCTTCTATCCataaatttgaaacttttaactgaGGT
This genomic interval from Juglans microcarpa x Juglans regia isolate MS1-56 chromosome 4D, Jm3101_v1.0, whole genome shotgun sequence contains the following:
- the LOC121260423 gene encoding probable serine/threonine-protein kinase PBL1, with translation MSLVKSDVQAFGVLLLRLFCRRSAPEDDESLIQWARPLVLEGAFPELLDDDSKDYDPYGVYTVFCAAAKCTSSRPDSRPCMSDVISILKQERFCEYAIP